GATACAGATATAATTTATAAGGTAAAACATAGGAACATGTATGGAAtgtaaaaaattaggaaaaagagAACAACATAATAAGTATGAAGGAAAGGGCGATCAGCGGTCGGGCACCCTTCGTGCATAAGCCAGGACCATCACAAAATCCTTGGCTGAGGACCCCACGATCGCCGGGACTCTCTCCGACGTGGCTGCCGTTTGTAACCACAAGTCAACCAAATTATACAACAGCAATGTGGGGAGGACCGTTTGTCCCATGCATCTGATTTCGACCTGGGGAAAATTATCGGAGGACACTGTAAGAGCAGCCTTGCAAATCTGTAACATCAACACAAATGCATTTGCTCTGCACAATCTCAGCATAAGAACACTCTCCATAATAAAGAACAATTCATTTAAATGCTGATTCTTTCCATCGTTAGGGGTATAAACTGCTTCTGATAGATGATTCAAGAGAATCTAGAAGAAGTTGAATCTTAAATCCAACTCTTCGAAGTAAAAGACTACCCACAATAAAGTGACTTTGCAGTCATGTGAGTTATTCTTTCAAAAGTAGGGACCAGCACAACTGcagtttttataatttttgattcTGTAGAATAGCATGCACGGATAAGAAGACGGCAGTTGACATGCACGACAAGAAAGACGGACACATTAGTTGGTAAAAATTTTCTTCTACTGCAAAATTGTAAGCACCAAACATTCcggtttgatttccttttttctatgtTTAGAGCAATAACGAATAAATTTTTCATACCTCAGTTTCACTTGTGAGATCTAGTTTCCTCACCAGGTacttttgaataaaagaaaccggcaagttcccatccctgaaaagaaaaatgtagatAAATCAGTTTGCAAGTACATACTTCAAATTTCCTGGAGTATAGTTTTAAAATCCTATCAAAGATCAATCAAGTCATGAATCgaagtgagagaaaagaaattcaaaaagaaatcaTCCAAAGTAGCTGGTAAAAGGGTAGTTATTAAATGGGTCGAGGATGACCATATAAAGACCCATAGTGCAAATGTCCGAAACAACAAGCATTCTACCAAATCATTCATCACAGGTACTTTGCAGAAAGAACTACAGTTGAGCTTTGCACAATGCGTGATTGTCGCAACTAGAATGCACAACAACCACAGCAATTCAGTTCCCCAGAAGAGAAAGGAACACAGGGATGTTTGTCCATGAGAGAACCCCAGTAGTTGCGTCCAAAACCGTGAGAAATGACATGCATGAACATACACAATAAAATACCGCACGAGATTACATATAGCCACTGCCACATCATATAAGCACAAAAATAATGTTATCTAGACCATCACAGCATTCGACATTTCAGAGTTGATACTGCTCCTTCAACAGACCATCCTATCCTTTTAGACAGAAAATTATCCGTAAGAACTGCATGAAGCCTCATAatgaacaaaaacattttagatAACACATTCACAGAGAAGGAATTCTCCTAAGACCAACTTGACATGTGAAGACAACAGATACAATGCTCTGGGTGGAACCATTATCACCCACTTAACAGAATGAAACTTCAAAAATAAGGTTGAACCACTCTATCACATGAACTTGTCATATGGTTTCCACGTGGCTAATTGTGTAATCTATTCTTCCTATGAAGCCCGCATCGTCTCTCTGTTACCCGGGTTCAGACATGCTGATGCAGTTTGTTTGATTGGCAAACAAACAAGATTCAGGATTGTGAATTTACAGCGCATAACCTGTTTCCTGCCATGTCTACCACCCCAACCCCCataaaacactaaataaaaagcATGTGGCCAGTGTAATTGATATAGATAAACCATATTCATCCAGCTGGATCAAAGAGAGCATGACGGATGGATAGGAAAGAATAAGAAACTGTAGTCACATTTCTAAACGTCAACAATATGAATGTGGCTAGTCCAGCACTTGTACCTGTAATAACAATTTCGTCATGTCAACACTACAACACATTGGTTATTTGATAAATCTGGCCAGTTGCTATGGCTTGATGTCCATCCTTGTTTCAAGTCATTGCTGCAGTTTGAACAATTCTCTCACAGTTGAGTTATAGATTGCCTGCCTGGCCTACTGGCATAAATTGGAGACTACCTTATTTAATCCTCCTCCTTTGTCAACACTCGTCACATTCAAATCCCGATTAGACACATGTAAGCTACCAATGAATCGAGAACTCAATTCAACTAAATTAAGTTttctaatattttgaaaacagtGTTAAAATGACAAGTTTTTTCCTCATCTCAACTTCATCAGATCTCTTACGCATTGATCCAATATTACACAGTCTGCAAAACTCCTTGTGCTGAGTTGTGTTACTCCAACTTTTCATAATTGGTGAAGTCCTACCATTTTCAGTTTCTCCTGCTCCAACATGTGAAGCAGATTCCTGAATATAACTACGAGGATCTTCATCAAGAACTTGCAATTGGATTTATTCTGATTAACGCAGCAGATAAGTGAGCCTGTTTACATAAGGTCCAGTCGTGTTCTACATGGTGAGAAGGAAAGCAGGATAATAATAGGTTAGCTGCTAAAGCattgcaaaatttttataaattattaccAACTACCTAGAaagaaatcaatcaagaaaatccaatagcagccaggaaaaaaaaaaatcagacaaGTAAGCATTACAAAAATAAGAACTTGGAAAGCATGAACTATTCCAGAAAAGCAATGGAAACAGCTGTCTCTGGCAAAAAGGAACTTACTTTATTCTTAAGTAGCTTGCAGGGATTTGTGGCAGCGGTGCATCTCCTTCCCTGAAGTCATAAAATTGAATCAGCAAACAAATGGAGGTGAGAAGCTTCAATCGAATTCATTATAATTCTCATGATTGATTTGAGTTGCAAAGACAAAGTTGTCCTTACTGATCTTCAGAAGCTACAAGTGAAAACCAGATTGGACGAGTTCTTGGTTCACATTTGGTGCCAGCTGCATTGAGCACATCCTGAGGTGAAATGCCCGATTCTCCAGAAACTGCAGTCCTTTTTTGACGAATCTTACGTAATCTTTTTGGTCTCGATACTTCTGTAGATGCCGGACTAGTGTCGTTTTTCTCGTCCTGGACTTTCACCTTGAATTTATTGTTCTTAATTTTATTACCAGGTAATGGAGCTTCAATTGCAAGGACTCGCTCAGCTCCTTGCAAACTGGCCCTCGAAGGTTTAGTCCTATTAGCAACTTCCACTAGATAATGCAATGGCTTCCAGAGATCTGCTTTTCCTTCATCACCAGTTCCTCTTTCAGGCACAGTCTGACTAAGCTCACTGGAAGTAAAACCCTGCTCAGCAAACAGACAAGgactaatttagaaaatatGCTCTATCATCTCCAAGAGGAACTATATCCATATTTTAAACCTCAACAATCAAGACCAccaagatgaaaaggaataaaattaTGCTCTTCATTACCTGCCTAATGTTCTGCGCAAACTTGCTTAGAGTCTCGGGGGAGCTTGAGCTTTCTGGACGATCACCTGcagaatcttcttccttcttaACGACtttttcaatggaaaaattaGATCCTTGCAGAACAGAAGCTTTCCTTGCAGTCGCTTTTGTTCTTTTACCAGTCATAGTAGTCTGTGATGATACTTTCGGTGTGTTGACAACCAGCTGGGACAAAGATCTCTCTTTCCTTCTAATAGGTAAGGTTGTTGAAGGGACAGATTCAGGCGCcttaacttttcttcttttgaaagggAAAACCCTTGCCCTCACATCTTGCAAGTTGTGATCAGGCCTATGACAACCATCTTCTTTCATCAATAATTAAACAATAAGATTTAAATgggaagagagatagaaatcaACTTGTAACGAAATTGACCTACATGATGTATATGAATGCGTGTTCAAGAAGCTGAAAATTATTCTTAAATTACTGCAGAAATTGACATGATGTAGAAAATAGTTTTGtctgaaacaaaatttttagtttgaaTTAAGCATGAATAGTTTCTTAGAACACATTCCACTCCATTTCATTAAATACCGTGGAATACAGTGAAGATGTTGATGATACTGCTAAAGAACCAAAATTCGATAAGCAGCTCAAAGAGTGAACAGAAGGGAGCAAGTTGAATTATAACAATGTCTTACCATCACACGATGTTAATATACTGTTAGATGTGCGCGCATGCGCGCACGCACATTACAATgtcaaagaaaaacagaaattgatcCATAGCACTACCACcgaatttattaaaaaaaaaaaaaaaaaaaaaaacgaaatttacTCTAATGTTTCTCCAACACCCTCCTAAAGGCAGAATATTCAGAGTAATTGCTCTTCCTTGTTTTCATATTTCTACTCCATTAATGGTGGTAAAGAGTAAAACCATGTCATGCACATGAGGCACACTAATTCCTGTGTTATAACATCATAAGTTTGAAAAGACAAATTGACTTCTGAAGCAAACTATAAAATCACACTCATAGACCAAAAAGTTCCTGCAGGAATTATCTTCAGCAGAGCACCATTTGTTCCTTAACCACTGGACTTCAGAATTGCATAAAGAAATAATGCTAATTGAAGGCTATTAGAGATTCTCCCTTGTGTTGTctgatttctctctcctcccttttttttaaaagggtgTCAAAAACTAATAGCTCATAACTGATGAGACAAAATGACAATTGTAACTGATAAGAGTTTTTATATCTTGCacagaaggaaagaaattgaaCTTTATTGACACTCAGTAAACGTGATATTACTCTATACGCCCAAGTAATGAATAATTCGCCTTCTGAAAAGACTGAACtaaagaaaaacctaaaataCGCAATTTAGTATACAATTAAAATGTCTTATACATTGCTAAAGTATCATAATTCAACTAGATCCATCCGATGCTAATGACAATTTCATAAACTACAGCAGTTATGCAGCTGCATAAGTAAAACTTTGGAGATGGAATTTCTGATGGAAGAAAGAACCAGTGAATGGATTTGAATATGGCTTCATTCCTTAGGATGTTTcagtaaagaaaaataataaattgcattAGCCCAAAACTAGGGGTGTGGAATGCATGTCATCAAAGTTACcacatgcacacacacacacgtgcacaaagagaaaagagggtAAAAATCAAAAGGAATCGATGACCAGAAAGCCAAACTTACCGCAGTTTCTCCAGTGGCACACAGCCTAGATCAATGTTGCATATTGGACAGCATTCAAGTTCCTCCTCGGAGATCTTGTCATATATGCATTTCCTGCAAACTGGAATGATAAAGTCCATCAACATTTTACCATTTCCAAGGCGTTAGCGGGCCAACATGATTACAAGCAAAATGACCGCCACGATGATAATTCTCTCTCCAAAACCATGAAATTTAACGAAAACAGTACATCAGTCAATCGAAGAACACTAAAAACTACAGTTCCTAAACTTCGTGAGCCACCATCAGTGCATTTATCTGTCAGAAATTCTTCCGTTTGACATTTGAAGATCACGTCAACATGCTAATAGTACTTGCATTATGAAAGAACAGAAATTTAACCCAAGCCGATTTTTGATGAATGGCAACCCGAAATCCCAGCAATTTACTCCTCGACAGAAGCTCGCACTTCTTTCTTTAGAGACCGATAATGACGAAGATAAAAGACACTAGCTGGTGAAACCAAAACAGACGCGCGCGCGCacgttcttgggaacaaaagctATAGACTCCACCTTGTAAAACAAAGCAGAGCAAAAGCGACATGGCCTACGTTTCGACAACAGACAAAAGAGGCCAGATATCGACGACCGCGAAAAACACCGACCAACCCAGATCGTGAATCACGAAGGAACACAAGAAAGAGCCGCATCAGAAGCACCAAAGACACAAAACACCCTCGAGCTGAAACAACAAGAAAGACCCCGGAGCAAAGCGAAAAAACAAGAAACCAATCGAAGGCCCCCACCCCACCGGGCGCAACAACTCACACGAATGGAGGCACTCGGAGATGGTGGTGGCGTCCCTGAGGAGGCCGTCGCAGAGGGGGCACGTCATGCACGCCGCAATCTCCTCCCTCCTCACCCGCACCACCACCTGATTCGCCATTCTCGAAACGCCCCACCACGTACAAaaagccgagccgagccgagccgagccgccCCCGCCTACGCGTGCATGCCGGCGCCGCGGCGAATCCCACCAACGCGCGCGCTCCTCACGTCCACTCCTCCCGCGCCGCCGCCCACCATCGACCTGCATTGAATTCACGAAAACACGCGGCGGTCACGCGGCGTCCCGAGAGGGATTCGCCTTGACATTGCCATGGAGAAGGCGCGCGAAAACGAGAATTTGCGGAGCAAGCTCGGGAAGGATAAGGAAGGAGGGTGGACCTGGTCGTGGGGAAAGATGCGATTTTTAAGGTCCCCGAGGGTCGCCGCGGGGAGATTCGACGTGGGTTTTGGGTGGGGGGTTCGGAGATTGTTGggggaggtggtggaggagacGAATGATGATGATCTGAATCtgagaatagagagagagaaagagagagagagagagaagagaaaagagcaTGAACAACCCGAAGTAAAGCGCTGAAATGAGAGtagtaactctctctctctctctctatctgctGTTGCttttgtgcatttatttttgtgtgttgtaagatagactttgTCTGATCTCCCCccacttcattttatttttttctcttcttcttttttaattttaattttaatttcgttATTAAGAGGACTCCATTTGAAAAacgaattaaatttatttccgtCCATGTTGTTTTTAATTGTGAAAGCATTAAGATCGAAATCTTAGGGTGCGTcttgtttgggaaaaaatttcatGGTAAAGGATAATACTTTCCCAGAAATCAtgttttggaaaaatgaatagTTTACCTTTGTTTTGTGATATGTAATAGGAAACTTTTTTGTATTTGGATCTCATTTCGAAAATGATTATAATATCATGAATTTATCCAAGACtaaaaaatatcaatattttctttcttttttttcttctttcttcgctAGTCATTGAGCCTCAATGACAACTAGCAACAAGCCACaagtgaggctcaacctcgctaaATCTAGCAAGGTGGAGCCTTGCTCGAGGCTAtcaaggttgagcctcaccggccCGCACTCGTAGCTAGTCATCAAGTGTCACCAAGCCCAACAATTGatagaaggagaaggaaaaaaacaaaagaaagaaaagaaaaaattaaaataatataaaatttctagaaGAGTAATTTTCGGAAAGTATTTTACCTATTTAGATTTAAGAGAAAACTTCCAAAGAGGGCCTAAAGTGCCTTAGTTTACTCAAATAATGATCAAAGTtgacattgtttcaaataaatacttgaagtggccaaatcattttaaataagggcatgaagtaGCCAAATCATCTTCAATAAAGGCCTTTGGCCAGTGGTGACTTTTCCGGCCATCGAAGGAAATGtattttagtcaaaaaaatgtagtatttttaattttttatctttttatctttttctttttcttttttattttttttttcctcttcccttcctCGAACATGGTTGTTGACGGTTGACAAAGATCACCCTCGCTTGACTagggcgagggcgaccctcactAGATGTTGACGAGGGCTCGAGCGagggcgaggggtgccctcatCCGTGTCAacgagggttgcccttgcctgGGTAGGCGAGGGACACCTTTAATCGACGCTATCAAGGGCAGCCCTCGCTTGACATCGACGAGGGCTGCCATCGCCCACCTAAGGTCGGCTGAGTCCATCTTCCCTTTGCCATGACCAATAgagggaagagggaaaaaaaaattacaatagaaATGACGAAAATGCCCTTCAGTTAGAGAGGTTATGCCATTTTTTTAGATTGATATGCTcactttaggtttttattttaaacaagTTCCACTTCATATCCTTAATTGAGACAATTTGACCACTTCAGAcacttatttaaaataatatccactttgaatctttatttgaaaaaatgagagCATTTCAGGtctttatttataattttccctagatttaagaattcattttccaaatttatgCATGGATATTTTTGTTGACTAGAGAGTACTATcgtttgactaatcatttttagcAATGGGTGAAAATCCgaaaaactaattttcaaaaatcagttTCACTTAAATAAATGCACCGTTTGGCTCCTTTGTTATAAGGAAAATagattatttggaaaatattttcctaaagacaaTCGGCAATgttacttacaaaaataaataaatgaaaaatatttttatcgtttacgaaaatatttagacataaattattatcaatagtaaaaatgtttttcattgactaattatttcaaacgatataaataattaaaacattTACCTATAAGATAGATTTATACCAtcttccttcctctcctccCCTCTCACATTCCCTCCCACCTCCatccttcttccctttctccCCCACCCGGGGCAGGGTTTTCCTAGGTTTCGAAAGCCAAGACGACCGGGAAATTCCAGTATTTGTATTGTCATCTTATCATGTCATAATTATGTCGTTTCCAACTTAGATTTATACAAAGCACAGCATGTTTAAATATGTCTAAGCGGGTCATGTTGACACGAACAACGGATATTCTCTCGCGATATGGCGTTTACTCTCCAACCACTCCCAAGCCCTCGTGTTCACATCTTGGTTTTTGGTTTCTTGTTGATTGGCTACCGCACCAGAATTGCCACTAAGTTATTATAGGTCGTTTAGAATCTCAGCAAAGTACAAAAGATTGTTTTACGTTTATGGGTCGAAAAATCTAACTAAATGAATTTGGttacactaattttttttctctgttacATTCTGATTCTCAACTCACTCTTAAACTTTTATTCAATCTCTTTACATAATGTGAGAATCGAACTCTACACCTGAAACTAAACATCCCTACTCTCAAGTCTCCTAAGAAAATGGATGAGGAACCGAACTTTTCACCTCCACCTTTCCAATTAGGAAGAGTGGCCACTAGGATAACTCCCAAGTAGGTGATTATGCTAAATTACTAAGCCCCAACTATTGatacatttttccttttaaggaAAACTTTTTACTGCAATCTTAGTTAATTTTATTCCTTAATATTAAAACCTAAATAATCATGCATAAGTGATTAATGGAAATGTTAAtatcataaatgaaaaaataataaaattattacgagataaaaattgttgaaattctAAGAACAAATCTATAGAAATAATACGATAGTAAAAAAAcaattaagtaaaaagaaaaaaaaagggttagtaaaaaaaattacaaaaatggatACATGTGCTTTGAAGGATTAACTAGTGCAAGGAAGTCATTCACtaataaaaatacataaaaatatttctttcttttatgagttttttttttgtttgatcatatcttttttttatgaGTTGAAAACATCATTTCCTCTATAATTCTGtggaaatattattattgatcaAATCATCTTTTACAAAAACTAATCCTTTACATGTACATAAAGAGTAGCCAATCTTTGTCTTttacctttttgtttttcaggctttttcccttttttaattgtgtttattcttttttcttaaaatatcttatttgattatattaaagtggttatatttattaaatattaacaaaattttattgtttaacaacaactttattattattagcgcttttagttaattattttatttttctcccattttctatatatttttttcaattgtttgcAGTAATTAAGGGCgcaaatgataaccattctgaccaaaaattgatttctagaagagaaataaatttttatatttctatttcttgatgaatattgggcaactatcatgtttgaagaaattgatggtaagagacatctttgtgctcacaaaagtggaaagtAGCAAAAATAActgtatgataatgatgtaaaATTTATACTCtataaatagaaattcatttgataacgacacaaaatttcttcatttcgaACAACAATGGATCGCCAGACGACGATGGACCAGCGGACGGTGGCAATGGCAACGACGGCGGTGACTGGCAACCGGCGGCAGCCGGCGACCAATGGACAGTGGTTGACAGCAACGGATGAAAGACCGATTGATGAac
The nucleotide sequence above comes from Eucalyptus grandis isolate ANBG69807.140 chromosome 2, ASM1654582v1, whole genome shotgun sequence. Encoded proteins:
- the LOC104427477 gene encoding E3 ubiquitin protein ligase DRIP2 isoform X3 — protein: MQVDGGRRRGRSGREERARWWDSPRRRHARVGGGGSARLGSAFCTWWGVSRMANQVVVRVRREEIAACMTCPLCDGLLRDATTISECLHSFCRKCIYDKISEEELECCPICNIDLGCVPLEKLRPDHNLQDVRARVFPFKRRKVKAPESVPSTTLPIRRKERSLSQLVVNTPKVSSQTTMTGKRTKATARKASVLQGSNFSIEKVVKKEEDSAGDRPESSSSPETLSKFAQNIRQGFTSSELSQTVPERGTGDEGKADLWKPLHYLVEVANRTKPSRASLQGAERVLAIEAPLPGNKIKNNKFKVKVQDEKNDTSPASTEVSRPKRLRKIRQKRTAVSGESGISPQDVLNAAGTKCEPRTRPIWFSLVASEDQEGDAPLPQIPASYLRINNDLKQGWTSSHSNWPDLSNNQCVVVLT
- the LOC104427477 gene encoding E3 ubiquitin protein ligase DRIP2 isoform X2, with the protein product MANQVVVRVRREEIAACMTCPLCDGLLRDATTISECLHSFCRKCIYDKISEEELECCPICNIDLGCVPLEKLRPDHNLQDVRARVFPFKRRKVKAPESVPSTTLPIRRKERSLSQLVVNTPKVSSQTTMTGKRTKATARKASVLQGSNFSIEKVVKKEEDSAGDRPESSSSPETLSKFAQNIRQGFTSSELSQTVPERGTGDEGKADLWKPLHYLVEVANRTKPSRASLQGAERVLAIEAPLPGNKIKNNKFKVKVQDEKNDTSPASTEVSRPKRLRKIRQKRTAVSGESGISPQDVLNAAGTKCEPRTRPIWFSLVASEDQEGDAPLPQIPASYLRIKDGNLPVSFIQKYLVRKLDLTSETEVEIRCMGQTVLPTLLLYNLVDLWLQTAATSERVPAIVGSSAKDFVMVLAYARRVPDR
- the LOC104427477 gene encoding E3 ubiquitin protein ligase DRIP2 isoform X1 encodes the protein MQVDGGRRRGRSGREERARWWDSPRRRHARVGGGGSARLGSAFCTWWGVSRMANQVVVRVRREEIAACMTCPLCDGLLRDATTISECLHSFCRKCIYDKISEEELECCPICNIDLGCVPLEKLRPDHNLQDVRARVFPFKRRKVKAPESVPSTTLPIRRKERSLSQLVVNTPKVSSQTTMTGKRTKATARKASVLQGSNFSIEKVVKKEEDSAGDRPESSSSPETLSKFAQNIRQGFTSSELSQTVPERGTGDEGKADLWKPLHYLVEVANRTKPSRASLQGAERVLAIEAPLPGNKIKNNKFKVKVQDEKNDTSPASTEVSRPKRLRKIRQKRTAVSGESGISPQDVLNAAGTKCEPRTRPIWFSLVASEDQEGDAPLPQIPASYLRIKDGNLPVSFIQKYLVRKLDLTSETEVEIRCMGQTVLPTLLLYNLVDLWLQTAATSERVPAIVGSSAKDFVMVLAYARRVPDR